In Brettanomyces bruxellensis chromosome 8, complete sequence, a genomic segment contains:
- a CDS encoding uncharacterized protein (BUSCO:EOG09264LJU): MLPSIFIKSYARCVLWPLARSRVKQSSFRTFTYLHSQLNNYKDVDDEAAHKHLNSTGRSIRNDSGGDKRKALQKYNDLEENKDFDRAIKKLKNLVKDQENLYSEAGTLNNKGNKNLRNKMTNDDAVVDEQQKSATDSESETHTENVSVEKTNLPLKDKVTSFIRSVINGENFRQLKEELTKFSKTRARKQEKYKQSISNRLGQDVTELKKSIGIASRVVNDVTGYSKVNALKEKIAKNDLELKVLREEITRAKDDFSTAIEKRSESQREMNDLLERKSSWVPTDLKRFTELYMNEHELEREVKLKKIRLDELDQKNDETHDNLIKSIMDRYHEEQVWSDKIRQFSTWGTVLIMVCNLLLVFLVQLVFEPFKRYRLVRSFENKVRDIFDRNEEMESDLKKLKNDMDSGYDTLLGKIEENQQNIVEKLPEQNITARILPDDLSFVSIKHWIHFTFGKLLNPLHGSGSETFTMTGYDIQYFVYFFSSLLLLTGCFLGRLL, translated from the coding sequence ATGCTGCCTagtatttttattaaaaGCTATGCCCGGTGCGTTTTGTGGCCTTTAGCGAGAAGTCGAGTGAAACAGTCTTCTTTTCGTACATTCACATATCTGCATTCTCAATTGAATAATTACAAGGatgtggatgatgaagcaGCTCACAAGCATTTAAATTCCACTGGGAGATCCATTCGGAATGACTCTGGAGGTGATAAACGAAAAGCATTACAAAAGTACAATGACTTAGAGGAGAATAAGGACTTCGATCGTGCGATTAAGAAACTTAAAAATCTTGTGAAGGATCAAGAGAACTTATATTCGGAAGCAGGCACATTAAATAACAAAGGAAACAAGAATTTGCGAAATAAGATGACTAACGATGATGCTGTTGTGGATGAACAACAAAAGAGCGCCACAGATTCTGAAAGCGAAACACACACGGAGAATGTTAGTGTCGAGAAGACCAATTTACCGTTGAAAGATAAAGTAACAAGCTTTATTAGATCTGTAATTAACGGAGAAAATTTTAGAcaattaaaagaagaactgACTAAATTTAGCAAAACAAGGGCTagaaagcaggaaaagtATAAGCAGAGCATCAGTAATCGGTTAGGCCAGGATGTTACggaattgaagaaatcaaTTGGAATAGCTTCACGTGTGGTGAACGATGTGACTGGATATAGTAAAGTGAATGCtttgaaggagaaaattGCCAAAAACGATCTAGAATTGAAAGTACTTAGAGAGGAGATCACGAGAGCTAAAGATGATTTCTCCACTGCTATAGAGAAAAGGTCTGAGTCACAACGAGAAATGAACGATTTGTTAGAAAGAAAGAGTAGCTGGGTACCAACAGACTTGAAAAGATTTACTGAGTTGTACATGAATGAGCATGAATTAGAACGCGAAGTAAAGCTGAAGAAAATACGGTTGGATGAACTGGACCagaagaatgatgaaacGCACGATAACCTCATTAAATCGATTATGGATAGATATCATGAAGAACAGGTATGGTCAGACAAGATACGTCAATTTTCAACGTGGGGAACTGTACTAATTATGGTTTGTAACTTGCTATTAGTTTTTCTTGTGCAATTGGTATTCGAGCCGTTTAAAAGATACAGGCTTGTGCGCTCTTTTGAGAATAAAGTGCGGGATATTTTTGATAGAAACGAGGAGATGGAGTCCGATCTTAAGAAGCTTAAAAATGATATGGACAGCGGCTATGATACATTACTTGGTaagattgaagaaaatcaacaaaatattGTTGAGAAACTCCCAGAACAGAACATAACTGCTAGAATCCTACCAGACGATTTGTCATTTGTATCCATAAAACATTGGATACACTTTACCTTCGGTAAACTTCTCAATCCTTTACATGGTTCGGGCTCAGAAACTTTTACAATGACAGGGTATGACATACAATACTTCgtatactttttttcaagcctgcttcttcttacgGGATGCTTTCTGGGAAGACTTCTTTAA
- the RPT3 gene encoding 26S proteasome regulatory subunit 6B, protein MEELGILTPKEAGSGSAIADNHSGLKSAKFNGDIKPNDDVYLKLQKLQKQLELILLQEEYIKDEQRYLKRELIRAQEEVKKIQSVPLVIGQFLEPIDQHTGIVSSTTGSNYVVRILSTLDRELLKPSASVALHRHSNALVDILPPEADSSISIVGDREKPNVTYNDVGGLDLQKQEIREAVELPLTHMDMYKQIGIDPPRGVLLYGPPGTGKTMLVKAVAHHTTASFIRVNGSEFVQKYLGEGPRMVRDVFRLARENAPSIIFIDEIDAIATKRFDAQTGADREVQRILIELLTQMDGFEQSTNVKVIMATNRPDTLDPALLRPGRLDRKIEFPSLKDRRERRMIFSTIASKMSLAPEVDLDSLIIRNDPLSGAIIAAIMQEAGLRAVRKNRYMIIQSDLEEAYTSQVKTGSEVDKFEFYK, encoded by the coding sequence atgGAAGAATTAGGAATATTAACGCCAAAAGAGGCGGGCAGTGGTTCGGCAATTGCAGACAATCATTCCGGTCTTAAGAGCGCAAAATTTAACGGTGACATAAAGCCGAACGACGACGTTTATCTAAAGCTACAAAAGCTTCAAAAGCAGCTTGAGCTTATATTACTTCAAGAGGAATACATTAAAGATGAGCAGAGATATTTGAAGAGAGAGTTAATAAGAGCTCAAGAGGAGGTGAAAAAGATCCAGTCTGTTCCTTTGGTTATAGGCCAATTTCTGGAACCAATTGATCAACACACGGGTATTGTTTCTTCGACCACCGGTTCTAATTATGTCGTGAGAATATTGTCCACACTCGATCGTGAGTTGTTGAAACCTTCAGCATCAGTTGCATTGCACAGGCACTCAAACGCTTTAGTTGACATTCTTCCTCCAGAAGCAGACTCTTCCATATCTATTGTGGGTGACCGCGAGAAGCCAAATGTTACATACAACGATGTTGGTGGATTGGACCTTCAGAAGCAGGAAATTAGAGAGGCAGTTGAGCTTCCATTGACACACATGGATATGTACAAACAGATCGGTATAGATCCACCTAGAGGTGTGTTGCTATATGGACCTCCGGGTACTGGAAAAACGATGCTTGTTAAAGCTGTTGCACATCACACAACGGCATCATTTATCAGGGTGAATGGATCTGAGTTTGTCCAGAAATACTTGGGTGAAGGACCTCGTATGGTCCGTGATGTGTTCAGGTTGGCTAGGGAGAATGCTCCTTCCATTATATTCATAGATGAGATTGATGCTATTGCGACAAAGCGTTTTGATGCTCAGACTGGTGCTGACAGGGAAGTCCAGAGAATTTTAATAGAGCTACTTACTCAAATGGATGGTTTCGAGCAGTCAACAAACGTTAAGGTGATTATGGCTACGAACAGACCAGACACATTAGATCCAGCTTTGCTACGTCCTGGAAGATTGGATAGAAAGATTGAATTTCCATCGTTGAAGGAtaggagagaaagaagaatgatttTTAGTACCATTGCTTCGAAGATGTCTCTTGCTCCTGAGGTTGATCTTGATTCCTTGATCATTCGTAATGATCCATTAAGTGGTGCAATTATTGCCGCTATTATGCAAGAAGCTGGTCTCAGGGCCGTTAGGAAAAATAGATACATGATCATTCAGAGCGACCTCGAGGAAGCATACACGTCACAGGTTAAGACTGGCTCGGAGGTTGATAAATTCGAGTTCTACAAATGA
- the PIR3 gene encoding beta-1,3-glucan linked protein (SECRETED:SignalP(1-17)) has translation MKFSLSTIIALASVAGAAYVPSEAWSTLTPTATFPGGVTDYASTFGISVETIGSSTSSSASVTAAAKLLKRGDVSQIGDGQVQAATATSTSTKKSKSSAVTKTKTISKAVVASQIGDGQVQATATKPSTTSISTETGATQISDGQVQAKKTKTTGSASATTSGSSVKTTSTDDESSTGSSATTTAFSSSSTSNTTSTSTTESETAESSVVPSVACYNTGDLAMTLKDSILRDAKGRIGSIVANQQFQFDGPPPQAGAIYAAGWSVTPDGNLAIGDNDVFWQCLSGDFYNLYDENIGSLCYRAHLKIIDLTNC, from the coding sequence ATGAAGTTCAGTTTATCTACTATAATTGCCCTCGCATCCGTTGCAGGTGCTGCTTACGTTCCTTCTGAGGCATGGTCAACTTTGACACCTACTGCAACTTTCCCAGGTGGTGTTACTGATTATGCATCAACTTTTGGTATCTCTGTTGAGACAATAGGCTCTTCCACGTCCTCCTCTGCATCTGTTACAGCTGCTGCTAAACTTCTAAAGAGAGGTGATGTCTCTCAGATTGGAGATGGACAGGTTCAGGCTGCTACTGCTACTTCTACTTCTACAAAGAAGAGTAAAAGTTCTGCTGTCACCAAGACCAAGACTATTTCTAAAGCTGTTGTTGCTTCCCAAATTGGTGACGGTCAGGTTCAGGCCACAGCAACCAAACCTTCCACAACATCCATTTCCACTGAGACTGGTGCCACTCAGATAAGTGACGGTCAGGTTCAGGCTAAGAAGACCAAGACTACTGGAAGTGCTTCTGCAACCACCTCTGGTTCTTCTGTCAAAACCACTTCTACTGACGATGAGTCCTCAACTGGTTCTTCTGCCACTACcactgctttttcttcttcctccacTTCCAACACAACTAGTACATCAACCACTGAGTCGGAGACTGCTGAGAGCTCTGTTGTTCCAAGTGTCGCTTGCTACAACACAGGTGATTTGGCTATGACTTTGAAAGATAGCATTCTTAGAGATGCAAAGGGAAGAATTGGTTCCATCGTTGCCAACCAGCAATTCCAGTTTGATGGCCCACCGCCTCAGGCAGGTGCTATCTATGCTGCTGGATGGAGTGTCACTCCTGATGGAAATTTGGCCATTGGTGACAATGATGTGTTCTGGCAGTGCTTGTCAGGTGACTTCTACAACCTTTACGATGAGAATATTGGATCTTTGTGCTACCGTGCACATCTTAAGATCATCGACTTGACAAACTGTTAA